From the Macaca nemestrina isolate mMacNem1 chromosome 2, mMacNem.hap1, whole genome shotgun sequence genome, the window ggggtttcactgggttagccaggatggtctcgatctcctgacctcgtgatccgcccatctcggcctcccaaagtgctgggattacaggcttgagccaccgtgcctggcctctttttacttctttaatgTGGCTATctatcagaaattttaaaattatgattgtGGTTCAAATTGTTTTTGGTGGGGGGGCAGCACTGATGTAGAAGATAATGTAGACAGAGTGTTTCAGTGTGAAGATTATGAAAAGGTTATGTTTAAGAATTATAGAAGCACAAAGGAGGGACATGTAGCCCCATCTGGGAGTTTGGGAAAGAGTCCTGCAAAATACACTGCCTGAAAAAACAACACTTAGAGGCAGTGTGCATCTTGGAGTGAAACCAGAGTTGTTGTGAGGCAAGCTATAATACTTAGCCTCTCGctgtctccatttcttcatcGATAGAGTGGGGTTGATACTAAGACCTACCTCATCAGACTGACATCAGAATATAGTGAGTTGAATCATGTGCATGCATCCCATGGAGGAGTGATTGGCACATAGAAAGTGTGTCATATATTATTGCCCACCAGAACACAAGCTCCGAAAAGTCAGGGTTTGTTCTTTTGATGTTGCTCACTGCTCTACGCCCCAGAAGTATCACAGGGCCTGGTAATACTTGccaataaatgcttgttggatGGATAGAGTATTTAGGGACTACATACAGTTCAGTATTATTAAAGTACTGACAGTGAGCTAGAGAATAACAAAGAGGGCAGCAGAACCTGGCCGGGCTTAACGTCCTTCCCTGTACCCCCATTCCAGAGGCAAGAGAGCCAATAAAAGATGCCAAAAGAGAAACAGCAGCCCCTTGTGTTTTCAGTTGCACTTAGCCCTTTACAATATGCTTTCACATACTAGTTCCCAACTCTGCAAGGCAGACAGCGAAGGAATTAAGAGGCAACATGCTGGGTTTATTAAGGGAAGAATCCAACCATAGAAACAGGAAACTGAAACACCTCACCAAATATCATCAGTGTTATTAGAACAACCAGAGTTCCtcgttatcttttatttttaatattttctagctCTGTTTTTACCATGGCCATATGCTATTTTATAGTTAGGGGAAAGgcatgctattttttaaaagagatggaggaaaagaATGGGAAGTTGGCTAGCTAGACCAGATGGAGTTCCCATTTCAGAGTGCAGTCAGACCCGAACTTCATTAGAGGGTCAAAAAATATCTGGATTCCACAATCACCATGGGGATGCCCTTGCAAAAAGATACTCCTAAGTGGCTGATCTTTCTATGGACTTTGAAGTCAAAGGTTTCAAATACTTTCTTTGCCACTTCTTAGCAATGTGAACTTTATTTAACCAAATATGTAGCCTGGGCACTGCTCAGAGATACGATATAAACCGAGAAGGCCCACACACTCCCTCCTTTCACCTATTTATCTTCACTCTTGTCCCTCCTCATCATCTTTAACTGAAAAATTACATGCTCAAAATGCTTCGATGCCTTCTCTTTCCACTTTAAAGAAAATCCTGATTCCGTTACATGGCCTGTAAGTCCTGTATGATCTAGCTTTTGCCTACAAACATTCTTCCAGCCCCTAGACTCTAGTCACAACTGTCTTCTTTCAGAAATCTGCCAAATATGCCAGATTTCTTCCGACCTGAGCCTTCACATATCTGGCTTCCCGAGCCTGGAACATTCAGCAAATTCCTAATCTCACCCTGACCCTTACCCTTTTCATGGCTGGCTCCTCCTCATGCTAGTAATCTTAGCTTAAATATTAATCTACTCATGGAGGCCTTCCAGAGCACCCATCTAAGTAGTTTTCCACCCAGACCCACTCTGTGAGTTTTTTCCTGTCTCAGTACCTTCCTTGCTTCATACACCACaagttgtaaatatatatataaaacatgtatgtggacaaataacaaaaaataaatacatgtgtatacatatacacactctTGATTATTATTGATTTCTCTGCTAGATCATAAGATCTATGAGAGTAGAAACCACATCTAaggttttttaattaaaaaaaaaatagggacaaggatcttgctatgttgaccaggctggtctcaaattcctggcctcaagcaatcaccccatctcagccttccaaagtgctgggattataggcatgagacactgtgcctggccccacatCTGGGTTTGCTCACTCTATGTGCTGGGAAGTACTTGGTAAGCACTCAATATGAAAATCATGTTATTCTGACTGAACATCATTCTTTGAACCTGTCATTGTTGCACATTACCTGGGCTGAAAGCtgggagattttgtttttattttctttgcattcattcatttaacaccATTTATTAGCACCTACAATGTAGCAGAAATTTGTACTGGTCACTGGGAATATagtgattttaagaaaaaagatctGATCCCTGGCCCATGGACACTGTTTTCTAGTTGAGGAAAGGACAGATAAACCTGTAATAACTGTAAAGTGTGGTAAGTTATACACTAGGGGATGTATTGGTGACTAAAAGAACACAGAACATATGAATTTTCTTCATGGTACCTTGTACATTTCCCTGTGTTCACAGCAATGCAGTGGAAAGAAACAAATTAGCATTGCCCTATCAAGGAGCTTACCTGAGAGAAACCAGCTGGGAGATCACTCTGTTTTAGGCCACGAGTCAAAGAGAACCCTCATTCATCATTATAGCAAAGAGCTTTTCCCGAAAGTCATTCTCCTTTATCATACTGACATGAAGTGATGCTGTGTCTGACACAGAATataaattccacaagagcaggacTTCATTTTATTCAGTGATTCCTAATATCAAGGACTGAGCTTCATCCATAGTAGATGCTctatcaatatttgttgaatagctGAATGAAATTACAGATCAGAAAACCAAAGCTTACAGAGGTGAGGGACTTTTCTAAGGTCACATGGCAACCAGTTGGTAAATCTCATTTCTAACTCTACTAATTCTAATTGCTATTAAGGGAAATTTTGTTCTCCGTTGTTTAAAGATGCAGGATCGGAAACTCCCGCATCCTGCTCCCAGATAGGAGGCAAAGGGCCGAGATTTAGAAGGTTCCCCACGGTTCCCTTGAAAGATACAACAGCAGGTCTGGGGAAGGGTTATTTCTAACTCAGGATATTTCGTTGCACATTTCTTCTCTCCTAGCTCTGAGGAAGTGCTCAGATCTGGAAAAAGCCATTGCCACCACTGCTCTGATTTTCAGAAATTCTTCTGACTCTGATGGTAAACTTGAAAAAGCTACTGCCAAAGATCTGCTGCAAACCCAATTTGGGAATTTCACAGAGGTAAGAGAATTAACTTGCATAAAGAAACAGGAACCACACCCTCATGGCTGACCCAACGAGCGAAGAACTCCACCTCCAGGTCCCTGTCTGTTGTCTCAcgtaacaaatgtttattgaacatctaccTTATGCCAGGCAGTGAGCTGCGCTGGAGTTGTTGCAGTGAAGACAGCAATCCTCACCAGGGGAAAGAAATAtgctaaaagtaattaaaaatagtCGAAGGGTATGAAAGAGTAGAACATTCAGTGAGAGAAAACAAAGGAACTATCTTGGGGCAGGTAGTCAAAGATGGACTCCTGGAAAACTAAGGTATAGCTGAGATCTGAAGGGTGAGCAGGAGGTAGCTAGGCCAGGGGGAGTAAGAATGATGGCATCCCAAGCAGAGATCTGGAGGGCCAGTTGGTGAGAAGGGATGGGACGGTAGCTGGGAAGTGGTTAGAGATGAGGCTGGGAAGGTGAGGAGAAGCCAAATCTTACAGAAGCATAGCCTGATAGCAAGAGGAAGCCAGGAACAGTTTCTACGTCCAGGCTTAAGAAATTACACCAGCCGCAGTACAGAGAACAgactggggttgggggtggaatAGGAAAAAAAGGGAATAACTAACTGTAGGGAGGCAATTCAAGAGAAAGACGGTAATGGCTTAGACTACGGCaatgaagatggagagaaacagacaaatagTTGAGACATTTAGAAGGTGGAATGAACAAGATCTGACAAGTGATTGACTGTGAGAGTTGAAGGACATGAAAGCAAATGATGACAACCCAATTTCTGACTTAAGAAAGAAATGATGGTGATCCCATTCCTAGAGAAGAAAAAGGCTAAAGAATAAGCAGGTTTGAGgtggggtggaggaagggaggagacgCTGAATTCCATTAGGATGTGTCAATGTTAAGATGTCCATGAAATATTTAAGAGGAGAGATTTAGCAACAGGATAGATGAGTTCAAAGGTGAGAATAGAGATCTGTGTTCAAAATATAGAAATGAGAGTCAGCAGTATATAATCAGTCACTGACCTAAAGGTTACTACCTTACTCACCTAAGGGTATATTTCTCAAACTTCAGCCATTGAACACCACAGTTAGTATTCATATTTTGGAAAATACCAGCCTAGGGAAAATGTGTAAGAGGAAAAGAGGGCCTCACATCAGCTTAAACTATCAATATTTATTGATGGGAAGAGCAAGAAAGCACATAGGGGCAGTCACCAAGTCCCTGTATCTGTTCTGAAATATTGAAAAGATAGTGTTCTctctatatatgcacacatatacatacatacacaccaatATATGGTTTCAGTGCACTATAGTTATATAAGATGTCACCCACTTCGGGGAGCTGAGTCAAGGGTACAACTTTCTGTGAGTGGGTGATTATttcaagggagaaagagagaatataGTGTAATGCacagataaatgaatgaaaagaaaagttaataaGGGTTAGCTATTTTAAGTAATGGGGTAAAAGGTTACAGTCAcagtcctttttttaaatttactttttctaaatgttctatattaatcatgtatttttctgattttttttgggggggggaagCTACTTTTTCAGGCAGAAATATCAGGCAGAATTTATTAAGAGGTAACAAGTTTTGGGGAGTCTAAGGAAAGGATGGGTAAATAAATCCTATACCATTTGCCTGCATCCAAGGCCAAAAGAAATGGGGCCCATATGCCAGACAGAAAAGGGGCTCATTACCTGGTAGCCTGGCAAATGCTCAGCAAGCTTTTAACACATATGAAAATGAAGAACTAGTGGGTGCATCATCTTGATGTAACTCATCATCCCTGTCAGAACACCaggggaaaataattaaaaaacaatccTTAGGAAAGACACCTTCAGCCTCAAGTCTCTCAGTGTAGGCTAAACCCTAGAAGTACAACCAATTTCTGGATCTCTCTAGCAGCAGGCACACCCAGGCCTCAGTGTAATCTGCCCTCTGCTCAAGATGAAAGCAGAGCCATATTTCAGGGACTTGAGGGGCAGTTCATCCCAAGGCATTCTCTGCAACGTCTGTCAGAATGCTGCCTTGGCCCAACCACCGCACTCCATGAGACCCCCTAGGGCAGGTGCATGCACATGAGTCAATGGTAAAGCTCAGGAGCCCACTTCATTCCTAACTGGGATTTCTCCTCAATCGCAGTTGTGTCCTCTGATAAACGGAGCTGGTTCTTTTGGCTAAGGCCTGAGTTCTAAGGGGAACATTGCCGTTCCCATAGGGCTAAACATGCTTTTGGGGATCTTAGCACCTTATAACCAGtcagacagaataaaacaaagcACCTAAAGGCTCTACTGGGAAGATACAGAAAGATGACAGGTCATGCCCCAGGAGGACTGGACCTCAGAAAATGGTGCGCTCTTAAAatatgcaggaaaaaaaagaagaccaaTACCTATCTCATACCTCTGAGCAAACAGTGTGCCATTCTGCTAGTAGAGTGGCAGCATCTACCTGTGTCTTGGAATCTGACCCTTTCCAAATAGCACTCAGCTGTTTTGGAGGGAGAGCATAGAGAGCGTCCCTTGGCCCTCATGGATAGGGAGACGGTGACCTCTTGAGGAGAAACAGCTGTGAGAAACCAGAATGAGCCTAAGCCTATAAGAGGAATGTAGCATCATTCCCAAAGTGCCTTAGTCATTGCTGTGATGGCTTTGTACACCTAGCACATAGGTGAGCATTTGGGGTCAAACTAAATGCAAATATGGTTCAATATAATGGTGAATCAAATGACTCTAACATTTTTAACGTCACTGGGGAAGATATTTCACAAGCTGTGATTTGAAACTAAAAAGTCTCTCCATTTATATACTATTAAGATGTTTTCCTTCAATCTGACGATTTACAAAGACTATGAACATATATTTGATTTATAATCAAACTGAATGCTAAATAATCTTTCAAAGCACGTATTTTCTTTTAGCATATTGTATTCTATATTTCTGCATAATCTTAAGGCTCAGACAATGAACTCATGGTGGATACCTTCCCTAACACAaagattatattttgaaaatttaaaaacacagtatGTGTGTTCAAAGAAAGGCAGAATGGCTTAGCAGTTAAGAGTGTGGGCTCTCAAGAGGTAGAAAGGCTTCAAACCCTGGCTCCACACCAAAACCTTCCCAGCTTGGGGCAAGTTGATTATCACCTGTCTCTGATAACTGCATCTGTAGAATGAGGATAATAGTAGTATATATTCAATAAGGTCGCTATGATGGTTAGATAAGGTAACGCATAAAAAGATTTAACATGGTGTTTTACTGATAGCACTGTTGGCAACTTGATgtgttattattgttaataacatgtttattatttactatgatttggatgtttgtcccctccaaactccatgttgaaatttgatctccaatGTAGGTGGCAGGACCTTATGGGAGGTGTTTGAAGCCATGGGACAAGAGCcctcatgaataaatgaatgacctCCCTTTTGTGTGGGGGtgttgagtgagttctcactctattagttacCAAGAGAGCTGGTTGTTCAAAAGAGCCTGGCACTTCCCTCCTCCTCTTGCATCCTCTCTTGCCGTGTGATCTGTGCATACACCAGCTCCCCTTCACTTTCTACCATGAGTAGAAGCCCTCTGAGGTCCTCACCAATTGCAGATGCCtcatcttgaactttccagccatcAGAATCGCAagccaaatttttcttttttctttataaatcacccagtctcgggtattctgttacagcaacactgaacagactaagacattatTGTTTATGATCTGTAAACCTAAAGTCTATACAAtgaatttggtttttatttctctattctcACAGGGACAAGAAACCAAGCCAAAATACAGAGAGATCCTTTCTGAACTTGATGAGCACACAGAAAATAAGCTAGATTTTGAAGACTTCATGATCTTGCTCTTAAGCATCACTGTCATGTCAGATCTGCTACAAAATATATGGAgtgtaaaaattatgaaataaatagtCTCAAATATGATgtataaaataatggcaaaagaCAATAAAGTGTTTCCATCTTATTTTTGATTAATTGAATATATCAATCATGCAGCTGGAATTGCCTAGGATAGTTCTGATTGCTAGTATTCAGATTCAATGTAACTCCAAAAATTTACCCATACACTTCAGGACTGTTTGAATGATAAGGTCTCTGTATGCTTTACAATATGATAGATTTTATATCACTGAATAATACATTGCTTTTGCTGAGTCAAAGGTGACCTAGAGCCTCTACTTATAGTCATtgagtcactcattcattcactaaacatttgttgagcatctacttGATGGGACTGCTGAGAATACAGTAATGAATCGGGCAGACAGTTCCCTCCTTCAGACATGCTGGCAGAAGTCTAGCAGAAGAGATGGACATTgaacaatttttaattaattgcaTACACAGTATAATTAGAATTGAAATAAGGGCTATAGGATGCTAAAAGAGATTATCACCTGATGTGAGTTCAAAGGTCAGAGAAGCTTTACTGACATTCtataaaaggcaaaacaaaaaacaaagaaattggtCTGTGGATGCGAGGGATATGGGTAGGAAATGAGGCTGTCCACGAATGGGCACAAggagcctttttcttttcttttcttttctttttttttttttttttttttttttttttttttttttttgagatggggtattgctcttgtcacccaggctagagtgcaatggcatgatctcggctcactgcaacctccgcctcccaggttcaagcgattgtcctgcctcagcctcccgagtagctgggattacaggcatgtgtcaccaagtcaggctaatttttttgtatttttagtagagacagggttttgccatgttagccaggctggtctcgaactcctgacctcagatgatccacccaccttggcctcccaaagtgctgggattacaggcgtgagccaccaagcctggccaaggGAACTTTTAAGGGGGCTGGAAATGGTCTCCATTTTGATTGTGAGGTGTGGCTACATGACTGCATGCATTTGTCAAACTCATAGAACTACACACTGAAAAGAGTGAATTGTACTGTGTGTCTATTAAACCTAAATAAATCTGacttaacaaaaaaataaaacccagtaTTCTTGTAATCTCTGACCACAATTTAACCAACAACTCCTTGGGATTATGATGTAAAAGTAGTCATATCCCAGAGACCCACACTGACTCCCATGACCACCTCCTGTATTCCTGAGtttaaattacacacacacacacacacacacacacacacacacacacacacacacataaaaccaaTGCCTGAACCTTTAAGATAGATTCTCACAAAGACTTTTATTCATATAGGACCTTGCCTGAGGACAGCAGGCCCCAGTAGAGTAGCTCAGCATATGGCAATGGGCACTCAAGGTCCCCAGAGCGGGCACTGGGCAACAGCCAGAGGCACAAGCCTTAATCAACCCTGGCTTTCAGAGATGCCATCTTACTCTATCTTTACATAGGAGTAATAATGTCCCCCCTTTCCGACTGCAGGAACTGAGGCTTAGAATAGCTAAATGATGGTCCGGGATCATTCAGATAATCAATTTCAGAGTCAGAATCCTGGCAGAAGCAAAGAGGTGCCaaaaggggaggagaaagaggagacatAGTTTTCCGGCTTTGATTCCATTTTGTCCCAGTCACTTGCTAAGCTCCACAATCAGGCAGGCAGTCACCTAACATGTATTGCACTTCTACTGCAGGCTGTTGCCAGAGAGAGGCAAAGAGGAAGGAGTCACATGTGGTCTATTGGAGCTATTCTACAATCCTGTCAAATGCATGGTAGGACTTTACTTATCTGCTTCCTTACAGTTGAGTGTGTCCATCCTTTGGccagtgacatttgagctgaagTGAAATGTGCCACTTCCAGGTGAAGGCTTTGAGAGCCTGGGCTCAATTCACTGCCCTGCTTCTCTGGGCTGTGATAACTGGCAAATGCCCCGTGGAGGCTGCTCCTTCAGCCTAGATCCTGAGGGAGGCCATTTTGGAGCAGAAGCCCAGACAAACTGATATGGACATCTtgctgaaggaagaaataaatctttTACCAGAAAAAAGACTGTTATTCATTGTAAAATTATTATAACTTCCCAAGTCCCTCCGtcacttctcattttctttctagcCCAATATTGTATGCCTCATAATCTATGTTAAGAAAAtccgccaggcacagtggctcacacctgtaatctcagcactttgggaggccgaggcaggcagatcacctgaggtcaggagtttgagaccagcctgaccaacatgaagaaaccccatctctgctaaaaatacaaaattagctgggcgttgtggcacatgcctgtaatcccagctactcgagaggctgaggcaggagaatcacttgaacccgggaggcggaagttgcagtgagccaagattgcaccattgcaccccagcctgggcaacaagagtgaaactccatctcaaaaaaaaaaaaaaatcctttccagaGTGAAACCTTCAGCCTTGCTCTGGTGAAGTGTTGCCTCATCCTGTGGTTTTCCAGACCCACCAGAACCCAACTCCCTGGCCCTCCCCACTTCCAAACTTCAGACACTCTAAATCCAAGAGCTTACAAATCATGTAAAGGAAAGCCCCAGACTTTATCCTTTCACCATTTTAACAGGAGGCAAGAGTGTTTCACAAAAACATTCAAACTCACTTAtctgacaaaagaagaaaaaggaattaaagGAAATTTGTTTTATGTCCAGTTTTCAAAGACTTCTTGCTTTGAGCTGTTTCAAGTTGAGTGAcagaaaagatttcttttttttttttttttttttttttttttttttttgacaaacaCAGGGCTCAtactatgagccaggcactgttctaggaagttccaaatagAAACCCATTTAATACCCATAACAACCTTGTGAgataggcattattattatcaccatctcatagatgaggaaaccgaagCATGAAGGTTTTGATTTTCATGAATCACACAACTAAGCAGATTCGAGAGTTTTCTGCCTTCCTCAAGGGCATTGTTAATTTTGCTTTAATATTAGACGTCGTTGGGAGCAATAATATTATAACTCACCAAAAATAGCTGTGCACATTTCAGGCACTGTGCAAGAGATAGCAGTACCAGCTGGGCCCTAGAGAACCATTTGGCATTCCTCAAATAGAATTCTGTGGGCTGTTCTCCCTCGAAGCCCTTTGTGTCTCAGTTGCAAGTAGCTGAATATGGCAACCTTGGTGGCCAGTGGAAAGGTCATATTCACACCTTTCAGAGAAGGAGACCAGAGAGCCTGGCCAATGGTGTGATGAAGAATCTTGGAGTCCTTCCAACTCTATGGGCTCCCAGTAAGAATTTTTGAAAATCCATCCCAGATGGAAAGTCACACTCCTCTGGGAGGGATATCAATTATAGAATCTATTTTAGGCTGATGCAAAGAATGCAAACAGAGCAAAAGCACATGCACGTGTTGAAGCATCAGTGACAGACAAATCAATGAGTGTGATGCTAAGACACTAAAACATAGGATATCTACTTCTTGGTTCTAGTGCCAGGACCATGGGCTCTACTCTAAAAACCAAGCTGCCATCTTGAAAATGTTACTGATCGTCACAAGTGAGATCGTGATGCAAATCTGTCTTGAGATACCttggttgaaaagaaaaaaaaatcccttccaattacacatatatacatatacacacacaaacaaaggaaaaatgggAGGGTTGTATTCACCAAGGTACAGAGCATATAATGGAATGAAAGGATAGAGAATGCAATGAATGTCCACACAATCCTGAAAACAGCAATAGAAAGGAAAATTGAGGCTTCACTCTCAGTTTCTCTCAAATGAATTGGTTTCtgatctctgcttctctctgtacGTGGTCATTATTCTGTATTCTCTTTCTATCCCTCTATCTCTATTTCCTAAACCAATTATTTCTGGATTCTTGGCACAAGAACCAAACACGATATCCCCATTGCTGActtgacttttctctttaaatGCTCAACAGACACTCAGTAGCATCTCAGAAGGCCCAATTCTTATCCCAGGAGAGAGAAGCTGATTGGCTGAGTTTGAGTAATGACTTCTAATATAATCATTTGAGGTCGAGGAGGAGGCTGACATGCTCACTTAGCAGGGACTGTAGGAACTGACACTACAGAGTCTGTGGACGGGTTctcaaagaaagaagagaggaactGGGGAGGAAGTGATTGATAGAGGAAATTATAAGAATCTCTAATACAAAATCTGTAACTTGGACTAGAAGGGCAATGGTATTTGCATCTCAGATACGGGCTCAGTGAAAGTGCCTGGAAGGAATAATTTTGTTTGTTACTCCAAGTGAAACCTTTTGTGTATTGTCATTGTACAAAAGAAGCTAACCTGAGTCTCCCTGGGAAGTTTTCCTGTGATTAAATATAGCCAAGATATTCCTGTACAAGAGCTGCAACACCCTTGCAATTTGGTGCAACACCCTTGCAATTTGGTGAACTAGATAGAAACATACCCTATCCAAGAACccctaattttctttattttagcatCTAAAAATGGATCCAACTCTGAGATCAGGATTTGTGCTTTAAATAGTCCTTTATAAGAAAGGGGGAGAGGGTTGGAAGAAAACCAACTG encodes:
- the LOC105483283 gene encoding LOW QUALITY PROTEIN: sentan (The sequence of the model RefSeq protein was modified relative to this genomic sequence to represent the inferred CDS: substituted 2 bases at 2 genomic stop codons) → MGGCMHSTXHKALHLEGDPNPCAAPTSTXAPRKMPKSISIPKQLASVKALRKCSDLEKAIATTALIFRNSSDSDGKLEKATAKDLLQTQFGNFTEGQETKPKYREILSELDEHTENKLDFEDFMILLLSITVMSDLLQNIWSVKIMK